The following are encoded in a window of Gossypium raimondii isolate GPD5lz chromosome 13, ASM2569854v1, whole genome shotgun sequence genomic DNA:
- the LOC105783121 gene encoding uncharacterized protein LOC105783121: MDGGDAILDYATIQILPSQNRYEAYACRGNNVEKLGVGVLQKILPHLPELNNLYTHGSNSNSNAANYKLQPPNNLKSPTWFTLSTFSRFLYIVGSTDCLDTAKVIEAEMSRLEEAKKFHLSLYAQGHQDHNRSSENDFRNSIDMVPTSKFEVQNSSSETSKNELLRAMDSRLASLRSKLVAAFNQAVGETCSNEEVTHLAKFSETFGSNDVKNFLCMILELRDKCEIANPLNDVKSSCTHASVNGSINKTDGNNKISKPASSETPVKYGVSPAKVAQIERQSSTESEESSDSSDENQVSAERSRALLRSASPRRSASPMRRVQIGRTGPRRAPALTVKSLGCFPAREKISYQRDVASDDSEEEGSGHIKKPENNVQRMSVQDAINLFESKQRDQITDAPKRNSLANISLGPTKSALRRWSASMGESAVQCQSQNGSEDPVPEPSDNIIDNDIMERSTEVNLESDTRTRVENINETIDVRFEGMEESSCSPIDIQEVTDIIHEVEANEMSKTAVEWSQQKEEELNQMHEKMMGNQLVSCRKPQSKVRQNLPPEQRGGFYHHYKEKRDQKLRGENAGKHAEKEATLRAMLKNLDDRKARMASKNVNNIGKNDPSTKTQISVKNSQKLLKNPSQPANTRKETSKLSIAKKVSTRASPLPAVRKSWPSTPSPRTAGASPAKTSSATSSAGTTSTRRKPQSAQPAAQLGPKVESSLPQRRNAKATQTDKRGLVGVNEKQQQKLIKSSKPTKTKIAAAPGDSSSMLPAKPSLYNKVTKKSSVVPLESKPFLRKGSGFTSTGHVNKTKNPSQLEDSLKNTENSIDPQESDVIANASVLVSEHQDASSPDHCDDAIQSETQPDGPPKCDLVESVKELAPDFDVGLKIVAGPSQCEEESTISPTAWVEVEEHRDLPNLSDVKTAEITSSADIAPIVSASPRVRHSLSQMLQEESSEGYITDWGNAESLPAMVYQKDAPKGLKKLLKFARKSKGDANITGWSSPSVFSEGEDDAEESKVNNKRNSDNLLRKAALHTKNHGQEKTLLSDGFDRNLNSHELPSAQSGSRTFNTHKLHNGSVSAAASTTKGTRSFFSLSAFRGSKPS, from the exons ATGGACGGAGGAGATGCGATTTTAGATTACGCTACCATTCAGATTCTGCCTTCTCAAAACAg gtATGAGGCATATGCATGTCGTGGTAACAATGTAGAGAAACTGGGAGTTGGGGTTCTTCAAAAGATCTTGCCTCATTTGCCCGAGTTAAACAACTTGTACACCCATGGATCCAATTCCAATTCCAATGCTGCTAATTACAAACTGCAACCCCCCAACAATCTCAAGTCTCCCACATGGTTTACCCTATCTACCTTCTCCAG ATTCCTGTATATTGTGGGTTCTACTGATTGTTTGGATACTGCTAAAGTTATTGAAGCTGAGATGTCTCGGTTGGAGGAGGCCaaaaaatttcatctttctCTATATGCTCAG GGTCATCAAGATCATAATCGAAGCAGCGAAAATG ATTTCCGCAACTCAATAGACATGGTTCCAACATCCAAG TTTGAAGTCCAGAATTCATCATCAGAAACGTCAAA GAATGAGCTTTTACGTGCTATGGACTCGAGACTTGCATCATTAAGAAGTAAGTTAGTTGCAGCTTTTAACCAAGCGGTTGGAGAAACCTGCTCCAATGAAGAAGTCACTCATCTAGCAAAGTTTTCAGAAACTTTTGGGTCAAATGATGTAAA GAATTTTTTATGCATGATTCTGGAGCTGAGAGACAAGTGCGAAATTGCTAATCCTCTGAATGATGTAAAGTCTTCATGCACTCATGCTTCAGTTAATGGCAGCATAAACAAGACTgatggaaataataaaatttcaaagccAGCAAGTTCAGAAACACCAGTTAAATATGGTGTTTCTCCAGCAAAAGTTGCACAGATTGAACGTCAGAGCTCAACAGAAAGTGAGGAATCTTCTGACTCAAGTGACGAGAATCAAGTATCTGCAGAAAGAAGTCGAGCTCTTCTAAGATCTGCATCTCCTAGAAGGTCTGCATCTCCAATGAGAAGGGTTCAAATTGGGAGAACTGGCCCGCGTAGAGCCCCTGCTCTGACAGTAAAGAGCCTTGGTTGCTTTCCTGCTAGAGAAAAGATATCATATCAAAGAGATGTAGCTTCAGATGATAGTGAAGAGGAAGGATCCGGACACATTAAGAAACCTGAAAATAATGTGCAGCGTATGAGTGTTCAAGATGCAATAAATCTTTTTGAAAGTAAACAAAGGGATCAGATTACTGATGCTCCAAAAAGGAACTCATTAGCTAACATCTCTCTTGGTCCAACTAAGTCTGCATTGAGAAGATGGAGTGCAAGTATGGGTGAATCAGCGGTCCAATGCCAATCACAGAATGGTTCTGAAGATCCTGTACCAGAGCCTTCTGATAATATCATTGATAATGATATTATGGAAAGGTCAACAGAAGTTAATTTGGAATCTGATACTAGGACTAGAGTGGAAAACATCAACGAAACTATTGATGTGAGGTTCGAAGGGATGGAAGAGAGCTCATGTAGTCCTATAGATATTCAAGAGGTCACAGATATAATACACGAAGTGGAAGCTAATGAAATGTCAAAAACCGCAGTTGAATGGAGTCAACAGAAGGAAGAAGAGTTGAACCAGATGCACGAAAAAATGATGGGAAATCAGCTTGTTAGCTGTAGGAAGCCTCAATCTAAAGTCAGACAAAATCTGCCTCCAGAGCAGAGAGGTGGATTTTATCACCATTACAAGGAGAAGAGGGATCAAAAACTTAGAGGTGAGAATGCTGGAAAGCATGCTGAGAAAGAAGCAACATTGAGAGCAATGCTAAAAAATCTTGATGACAGGAAAGCAAGAATGGCTTCCAAAAATGTGAATAATATTGGTAAAAATGATCCTTCAACAAAGACCCAAATTTCTGTCAAGAATTCCCAAAAGTTACTTAAGAATCCTTCACAGCCTGCTAATACAAGGAAGGAAACATCAAAACTTTCAATTGCAAAGAAGGTTTCAACTAGAGCATCCCCCTTGCCTGCTGTTCGTAAGTCTTGGCCTTCGACACCATCACCGAGAACAGCAGGGGCATCACCAGCTAAAACTTCTAGTGCAACCTCTTCTGCTGGCACTACGTCAACACGTCGGAAGCCTCAATCAGCACAACCGGCAGCTCAACTGGGTCCTAAAGTGGAAAGTTCCCTGCCACAACGAAGAAATGCAAAGGCAACCCAGACTGATAAACGAGGTTTAGTGGGTGTGAATGAGAAGCAGCAACAAAAATTGATCAAAAGCAGCAaaccaacaaaaacaaaaattgcaGCAGCACCTGGGGACTCTTCCAGTATGCTTCCAGCAAAGCCTAGTTTGTATAACAAGGTAACGAAGAAAAGTAGTGTAGTTCCATTGGAATCAAAGCCATTTCTCCGTAAAGGTTCAGGATTTACGTCTACAGGTCATGTTAACAAGACTAAAAATCCTTCTCAGTTGGAGGACTCTTTGAAAAACACTGAAAATTCTATTGATCCTCAAGAGAGTGATGTGATTGCTAATGCTTCTGTCTTGGTGAGTGAGCATCAGGATGCTTCATCACCGGACCATTGTGATGATGCTATTCAGTCAGAAACACAGCCGGATGGCCCTCCGAAATGTGACCTGGTTGAGAGTGTTAAAGAACTTGCTCCTGATTTTGATGTTGGCTTAAAAATTGTTGCCGGGCCTTCCCAATGTGAGGAAGAATCAACCATCTCACCAACTGCGTGGGTGGAAGTAGAAGAGCATCGAGACCTACCAAACCTATCTGATGTGAAAACAGCTGAAATTACATCTTCAGCTGACATAGCACCCATTGTATCAGCAAGTCCACGTGTGCGCCACTCTCTGTCACAGATGCTGCAAGAAGAAAGTAGCGAAGGTTATATTACTGACTGGGGAAATGCTGAAAGTTTGCCTGCAATGGTCTACCAAAAAGATGCACCCAAGGGATTGAAGAAGCTGTTAAAGTTTGCTCGGAAGAGTAAGGGGGATGCAAATATAACTGGTTGGTCTAGTCCGTCAGTCTTTTCTGAAGGAGAGGATGATGCAGAAGAATCAAAAGTCAATAATAAGAGAAATTCTGATAATCTACTGCGAAAGGCAGCCCTTCACACAAAGAACCATGGGCAAGAAAAGACATTGTTGTCTGATGGATTTGATCGTAATTTGAATTCTCATGAGCTTCCATCtg CTCAATCAGGCAGCAGAACGTTTAATACCCACAAATTGCACAATGGCAGCGTTTCAGCTGCAGCCTCAACTACTAAAG GGACAAGGTCATTCTTCTCCCTTTCTGCATTTAGGGGTAGTAAGCCAAGTTAG